A region of Solanum dulcamara chromosome 7, daSolDulc1.2, whole genome shotgun sequence DNA encodes the following proteins:
- the LOC129894746 gene encoding uncharacterized protein LOC129894746 encodes MSSILSWNVRGINTQGVMERLQSLKSIHQISLFAILEPFSDSSQIHQFRNQLNMDNAISNPNGKIWLFWNKDVDCRILENGEQHSNTTLPWCTLGNFNVITEPEEKLGGVTYNMRKSLEFISIIQACGLQDLGFSGQKYTWSNQRGIFFRIWKRLDRGMVNDKWLEVMPQTTITHLPTVGSDHCPLLLEFTEHHQHHIKYFKFMNCWTDHHSFMDTVSNCWNRNIEGNPMWCFHQKMKRLSNTLSRWSRMQFGDIYAKVKEYEAKVRQAEEDLILLNSEECRANLHAINAEYIRYLKLEDSMLKQKTQLQWFKEGDKNSKYFHAIIRGRRRKLFIHRIQNDEGNWLQGDDDIARAACDHFQNIFTGEDTHIQEDALQCIPKLVTDDQNRDLQALPTLEELRTVVFSINPNSAAGPDGMNGKFFQECWEIIKEDLFRVVLSFFNGQTLPKYYTHTCLVLLPKVNYPTKLSEFRPISLSNFTNKIISKLLCLRLAPTLPTLISPNQSGFVKNRSISENIMLAQEIIHQIEKPNVCGNVVIKLDMAKAYDRVSWSYICLVLRKMGFGEGFIDMVWRIMSHNWYSIIINGSRHGVFHSTRGLKQGDPFSPSLFILGAEVLSRLLNNLHHHPNYQGFFMAKRGPQINHLSFADDVIIFSSGRAQTLQLIMETLHTYESTSGQLINRDKSQFMVPSNAFNSTVRRIKKVTGFRQKDIPITYLGCPLYIGRQKLIYYSDLIAKVVNRITGWQAKILNYGGRVTLVKHVIPELPIHLLSASSPPVTILKQIQSITANFFWGWKNDKRKYHWSSWKNLSYPYDEGGIGVRQLSDMAKSFQYKQWWTFRTKNSLWGDFTKAKYCQRSNPITKKWHTGQSLIWKHLMKNKHKVEPHIQWQIQSGSCLFWWDNWLGVGPLSQFNNNSCRLNNTTVSAFMDNGQWNTDLLLQQAPPQMVSNILATHINYQPLQQDQPCWTLNNNGEFRCSSAWNIIRDKRPKTRINSNTWHQFIPFKCSFLVWRDLRGKLPTNEKITSFGHSPSQCFCCYRPGQDTIDHIFVAGAFARSTWSMFADSVGISKEYTPLRNLLMRWWTSKCRNEAHKLMIQALPIFICWNLWKNRCASKYGGKHSNLARVKFSVFKDTSHLLHSAFPYINWPNNWRDLVLLVEKCYHDIKIIPICWSKPSDHLLKLNTDGSALNTPGYIGGGGILRNASSELMFAYAIPLGTRTNNQAEIKVAIFGLSWCLHLGYMQVILEVDSQLLLKWLQHEAKPPWSIKEMLDKLNTIILNFQEFSCNHVFREANSTADILSKHSHKCTAPELYFNTHDLPKEARAHMELELLGMVITNLYLLILPLEAPPYMSHGAAGAGCIRYHKELILITTKGPLLEVACNNMHLNLLYYESSRYLNKRETTTWHARTSPNSQPLTQANTLPTTSVTKLQQSAWSAVSTFFNNQYIEKSTITTSNHPAAFKLQQGSRLLEITNML; translated from the exons ATGAGTAGTATTCTCAgttggaatgtgaggggtattaatacccaggGTGTCATGGAAAGACTTCAATCCCTGAAGAGTATCCATCAGATTTCCTTATTTGCTATCCTGGAACCTTTTTCTGATAGCTCTCAAATTCATCAGTTCAGAAACCAGCTTAACATGGACAATGCTATTAGCAAcccaaatggtaagatttggttgttttggaacAAAGATGTGGATTGTAGGATTCTGGAAAATGGGGAACAG CACTCAAATACAACCCTCCCTTGGTGTACCTTAGGTAACTTCAATGTTATCACTGAACCTGAAGAGAAACTGGGGGGTGTTACCTACAATATGAGAAAGAGCTTGGAGTTCATAAGCATCATTCAAGCCTGTGGTCTTCAGGATTTGGGATTCTCTGGACAGAAatacacttggtctaatcaGAGGGGTATCTTCTTTAGAATCTGGAAGAGATTAGATAGAGGTATGGTCAATGACAAATGGCTGGAAGTGATGCCTCAGACTACTATCACTCACTTACCTACTGTTGGCTCTGACCATTGCCCTCTCCTGTTAGAGTTCACTGAGCACCATCAACACCACATCAAGTATTTTAAATTCATGAATTGTTGGACAGACCACCACTCCTTCATGGATACTGTTAGCAACTGCTGGAACAGGAACATTGAGGGTAATCCCATGTGGTGTTTtcatcagaaaatgaagagattatctaatactcttagtaggTGGTCCAGGATGCAGTTTGGGGACATCTATGCTAAGGTGAAAGAGTATGAAGCCAAGGTTAGACAAGCTGAGGAGGATCTGATTCTTCTTAACTCTGAGGAATGTAGAGCCAATCTTCATGCCATCAAtgctgagtatattagatatctTAAGTTGGAGGACTCCATGCTCAAACAAAAGACTCAGTTGCAATGGTTCAAAGAGGGGGACAAGAactccaagtactttcatgcaatcatcagaggaagaagaaggaaactCTTCATCCATAGgattcaaaatgatgaaggtAACTGGTTGCAAGGGGATGATGACATAGCTAGGGCTGCTTGTGATCATTTCCAGAATATTTTCACTGGTGAAGACACTCATATTCAGGAGGATGCCCTTCAATGTATTCCTAAGCTTGTCACAGATGATCAAAACAGAGACCTCCAAGCTCTCCCCACCTTAGAGGAACTGAGGACTGTGGTCTTCTCTATAAACCCCAACTCAGCAGCTGGccctgatggaatgaatggTAAGTTTTTTCAGGAGTGCTGGGAGATCATCAAAGAAGATCTATTCAGAGTGGTCCTTTCTTTCTTTAATGGTCAAACATTGCCTAAGTACTATACGCATACCTGTTTGGttttactcccaaaagtaaattATCCAACCAAGCTCTCAGAATTCAGGCCtattagccttagcaactttACCAATAAGATTATTTCCAAGCTTTTATGCCTCAGACTAGCACCTACTCTTCCTACTCTTATTTCCCCTAACCAATCTGGTTTTGTTAAAAATAGGAGTATCTCTGAGAACATCAtgctagctcaagaaatcattcACCAAATTGAGAAGCCTAATGTATGTGGTAATGTGGTCATTAAgctggatatggccaaggcctatgatagagTCTCTTGGTCCTATATCTGTTTGGTCTTGAGGAAAATGGGCTTTGGAGAAGGGttcattgatatggtatggagaatTATGTCTCACAATTGGTATTCCATCATTATTAATGGCTCAAGACATGGTGTTTTTCACTCCACAAGAGGTCTGAAGCAAGGGGACCCTTTTTCTCCCTCTCTGTTCATCCTTGGGGCTGAAGTTTTATCTAGACTCCTGAACAATCTCCATCATCATCCTAATTATCAGGGTTTCTTCATGGCAAAGAGGGGGCCTCAAATTAATCATctcagctttgcagatgatgttatcatcttTTCTTCTGGGAGAGCCCAAACTTTGCAACTCATTATGGAAACCTTGCACACTTATGAGAGTACCTCTGGTCAGCTGATCAACAGAGACAAGAGCCAGTTCATGGTCCCTTCTAATGCCTTCAATTCTACTGTAAGAAGAATTAAGAAGGTCACTGGCTTCAGGCAAAAGGATATCCCTATCACTTATCTGGGGTGCCCTCTTTACATTGGCAGACAAAAGCTCATATATTACTCTGATTTGATTGCCAAGGTTGTGAATAGAATAACAGGGTGGCAGGCTAAGATCCTCAACTATGGAGGCAGAGTCACTTTGGTTAAACATGTCATCCCAGAACTCCCCATCCACCTGTTGTCAGCTAGCTCCCCTCCTGTAACCATTCTCAAACAGATTCAGAGTATCACTGCAAACttcttctgggggtggaagaatgacaagaggaagtaccactggtctTCCTGGAAAAACCTTAGCTACCCCTATGATGAAGGTGGTATTGGTGTTAGACAACTCTCTGATATGGCCAAGTCTTTCCAAtataaacagtggtggacttttAGAACTAAGAACTCACTATGGGGAGATTTTACCAAAGCAAAGTACTGCCAAAGATCCAATCCCATCACCAAGAAATGGCACACTGGACAATCTTTGATATGGAAGCATCTTATGAAGAACAAGCACAAAGTTGAGCCTCACATCCAATGGCAAATACAGTCTGGCtcttgcctcttttggtgggacaactggtTGGGAGTGGGTCCTTTATCCCAATTCAACAACAACAGCTGCAGGCTTAACAACACCACTGTTTCAGCCTTCATGGACAATGGACAATGGAACACTGATCTTCTCCTCCAGCAGGCCCCTCCACAGATGGTGTCTAATATTCTTGCTACTCACATCAATTACCAACCCCTCCAGCAGGACCAACCATGTTGGACACTAAACAACAACGGGGAGTTTAGATGTTCTTCTGCTTGGAATATCATCAGAGACAAGAGACCCAAAACCAGGATTAACTCCAATACCTGGCATCAATTCATACCTTTCAAATgttcctttcttgtttggagagaCCTTAGGGGAAAGTTACcaaccaatgagaaaataaccagctttggaCACTCTCCTTCACAATGCTTTTGCTGCTAcagacctggccaagacactaTAGACCATATCTTTGTTGCAGGAGCATTTGCCAGGAGTACTTGGAGTATGTTTGCTGACTCTGTGGGCATAAGCAAGGagtacacacctcttagaaattTGTTAATGAGATGGTGGACCTCTAAATGCAGAAATGAGGCTCACAAGCTCATGATACAAGCACTCCCTATCTTCATATGCTGGAACCtctggaagaatagatgtgcttcaaaatatggaggaaagcaTTCTAACCTTGCAAGAGTAAAGTTCTCTGTCTTTAAAGACACTTCCCACTTGCTGCACAGTGCTTTTCCCTATATCAACTGGCCAAACAACTGGAGGGACCTGGTTCTATTGGTTGAGAAATGCTACCATGATATCAAGATTATCCCTATATGCTGGTCCAAACCCTCTGACCACCTGCTGAAGCTAAACACTGATGGCAGTGCCCTCAACACCCCTGGGTACATTGGAGGAGGAGGAATCCTTAGGAATGCATCTAGTGAACTCATGTTTGCTTATGCAATCCCTTTAGGGACTAGAACTAACAATCAAGCAGAGATCAAAGTTGCTatctttggtctctcttggtGCCTCCATCTTGGTTATATGCAGGTTATTCTAGAGGTTGATTCCCAGCTACTCCTTAAATGGCTGCAACATGAAGCAAAGCCTCCATGGTCCATCAAAGAGATGCTGGACAAACTCAATACCATCATCCTCAATTTCCAAGAGTTCAGTTGTAACCATGTTTTCAGGGAAGCCAACTCTACAGCTGATATTCTTTCCAAGCACAGTCATAAGTGCACTGCCCCTGAACTCTATTTCAACACGCATGATCTCCCCAAGGAAGCTAGAGCCCACATGGAGTTAGAATTGCTGGGCATG GTAATTACAAACTTGTACCTCCTCATCCTTCCCTTGGAGGCACCCCCTTATATGTCCCATGGTGCAGCAGGAGCAGGATGCATCAG gtaccATAAGGAGCTGATCCTGATCACAACTAAGGGTCCCCTCTTGGAAGTAGCTTGCAACAACATGCATCTTAACCTCCTTTACTATGAAA GTTCAAGATACCTCAACAAAAGAGAAACAACAACTtggcatgctaggacttcaccaaatagTCAGCCTCTCACTCAAGCCAACACCCTCCCTACAACATCTGTAACTAAACTTCAGCAGA gtgCCTGGAGTGCTGTATCAACATTCTTTAACAAccaatacatagagaaaagcacAATTACAACTTCCAACCACCCTGCAGCAtttaagcttcagcagggcagcag